A region from the Vulpes lagopus strain Blue_001 chromosome 5, ASM1834538v1, whole genome shotgun sequence genome encodes:
- the C2CD4D gene encoding C2 calcium-dependent domain-containing protein 4D produces MWLSEKAGYGPGPRWAPCGLLPARRAPGPPARACPNVLTPDRIPRFCIPPRLPDAGGAEPRAGRGLRAACSLPHLAGREGCPFLPESPHTRRRESLFHPPPPAAAAAAAAAAAAARPPLHVSAPDLRLCRAPSPEPSHPQSPGGPPLFHPDVLCCPLRPAKDSVLRLGPRGGQLRLSAEYQAGPGRLRLRLVSAEGLPRSRAGPGGGGGGGGGCCVVLRLRPRGRPRGQRSRVVGRSANPIFNQDFFFDGLGPRDLASRSLRAEVLDRGAGLRKDVLLGECEAPLAALLPALGGGGRCLGPGAAPAPAHLSL; encoded by the coding sequence ATGTGGCTGTCGGAGAAGGCCGGCTACGGGCCGGGGCCGCGGTGGGCGCCGTGCGGCCTGCTCCCTGCGCGCCGAGCCCCggggccgcccgcccgcgcctGTCCCAACGTCCTCACCCCCGACCGCATCCCGCGGTTCTGCATCCCGCCTCGGCTCCCGGACGCCGGCGGTGCCGAGCCCCGGGCCGGGCGCGGCCTCCGCGCCGCCTGCTCGCTGCCGCACCTGGCGGGCCGCGAgggctgccccttcctgcccGAGAGCCCGCACACGCGCCGGCGCGAGTCCCTGTTCcacccgccgccgcccgccgccgccgccgccgccgccgccgccgccgccgccgcgcggcCCCCGCTGCACGTGTCCGCCCCGGACCTGCGCCTGTGCCGGGCCCCGTCGCCCGAGCCGTCGCACCCGCAGTCCCCGGGCGGGCCGCCGCTCTTCCACCCCGACGTCCTGTGCTGCCCCCTGCGGCCCGCCAAGGACAGCGTGCTGCGCCTCGGGCCCCGCGGCGGGCAGCTGCGGCTCTCGGCCGAGTACCAGGCCGGGCCCGGGCGGCTGCGCCTGCGCCTGGTGAGCGCCGAGGGCCTGCCCAGGTCGCGGGCcgggcccggcggcggcggcggcggcggcggcggctgctgcgTGGTGCTGCGGCTGCGGCCGCGCGGCCGGCCCCGGGGCCAGCGGAGCCGCGTGGTCGGGCGCAGCGCCAACCCCATCTTCAACCAAGACTTCTTCTTCGACGGGCTGGGCCCGCGCGACCTGGCCTCCCGCAGCCTGCGGGCCGAGGTGCTGGACCGGGGCGCGGGCCTCCGCAAGGACGTGCTGCTGGGGGAGTGCGAGGCGCCGCTCGCGGCCCTGCTGCCcgccctggggggcggggggcgctgcctCGGCCCGGGGGCCGCGCCGGCGCCTGCCCATCTCAGCCTGTAG